The proteins below come from a single Leptospiraceae bacterium genomic window:
- a CDS encoding TonB-dependent receptor: protein MTKCSVENTKFTIFFTNDFFTRLMGMRINIKNIYTGNNPFFYSKINFFFCSAFILFSAPGIQADSILLKTGKKYENVKAESVGDTLEVTQENGTRIKLQKNSVRRWDTSPINWKESKTAESNPEEIKNDSNPSDQTKMETKDSEQIAPEMSQPEKVWPESKDTGIMVKGEKEKDMERLSDIQGTNIYAGKKNEVIRPDKTNANLATNMNRQLYAKIPGLMVQENDGTGVQTSISVRGLNPNRSWEFNTRQNGYDISADPMGYPEAYYTPPTEAVEKIEIVRGAGSLQYGPQFGGLLNYVLKKPNKDKKIALETRNTVGTYGLLNSYNGVSGTSGKISYYSFFHHRSAEGWRQNSNYLTRTGHAHLSYNFTENLKLGIEFTRNEFQSKQAGGLLDGQAEYNPVLTKPGMTVSPRQSNRSRNWLGIVWNIPAITLDYALNENTKISLKTFGLIGERPSIGNNSSIDRVDAINSRTLSFSPRQLDEDLYKTIGSEARFITSYELFGIKNTTTMGVRYFRGNTNRSRNTNGTVGVNFDTAETNRIGDFVVRNGNLQFVNTNHAVYLEHLFQITPALSITPGVRLEIMRSEASGYSNINANPGANPNYRQVNPKSLENRVVLGGVGLQYKVSENTNIYANYSQAFRPVLFSDLYTIGTTLNDIDPNLKNQSGYNADTGYRGKIKNYLNFDVGLFQLRYNNRVDTISGATRVDYDAIALRTLGQTPANLRTNVGDSLHRGVEAFLEFDPVNFFSEKSPFGNISFFISYAQINATYIRWTVPTRVGLPDWDRIGNRVENAPDRISRYGGTYFYKSIFSLTYQVSKIASIYTDATNTEYPTNNAQLGKIHGYTISDISFSYNILDNFGIRGGINNLENEVYFTRRASGYPGPGLISGEGRTYYLGMVASF from the coding sequence TTGACAAAATGCAGTGTTGAGAACACAAAATTTACTATTTTTTTTACGAATGATTTTTTTACTCGTCTAATGGGAATGAGAATCAATATCAAAAATATATATACAGGGAATAATCCTTTTTTTTATTCAAAAATTAACTTTTTCTTTTGTTCCGCTTTTATTCTTTTTTCAGCTCCAGGCATACAAGCAGACAGCATTCTATTGAAAACAGGGAAAAAATACGAAAATGTCAAAGCTGAATCTGTAGGTGATACGTTAGAAGTAACCCAAGAGAATGGCACTAGGATCAAATTACAGAAAAATTCTGTTCGCCGATGGGACACTTCTCCGATCAACTGGAAGGAATCTAAAACAGCCGAAAGTAATCCAGAAGAAATCAAAAACGATTCTAATCCATCGGACCAGACAAAAATGGAAACAAAAGACTCTGAACAAATTGCGCCAGAGATGTCACAGCCTGAGAAAGTTTGGCCTGAATCAAAAGATACCGGTATTATGGTGAAGGGTGAAAAAGAAAAAGACATGGAACGGCTTTCTGATATTCAAGGAACGAATATTTATGCCGGAAAAAAAAATGAAGTTATCCGCCCGGATAAGACAAATGCAAATTTGGCGACAAATATGAATCGACAACTGTATGCAAAAATCCCCGGTCTCATGGTGCAAGAAAATGATGGCACTGGAGTCCAAACTAGCATTTCAGTCCGCGGACTAAATCCAAATCGATCTTGGGAATTTAATACTCGTCAAAATGGATATGATATCTCCGCCGACCCAATGGGTTATCCGGAAGCCTATTATACTCCACCGACGGAAGCTGTTGAAAAAATTGAAATTGTCCGCGGGGCTGGATCTCTTCAATACGGCCCTCAATTTGGTGGTCTACTCAATTATGTTCTAAAGAAACCAAACAAAGACAAAAAAATTGCTCTTGAAACAAGAAATACGGTAGGGACATACGGACTATTAAATTCATACAATGGAGTCAGTGGGACAAGTGGGAAAATTTCCTACTACTCCTTTTTTCACCATCGTTCCGCAGAAGGATGGCGGCAAAATTCGAATTACCTCACTCGAACTGGCCATGCACATCTTAGTTATAATTTTACGGAAAATCTAAAACTAGGAATTGAATTTACTCGCAACGAATTTCAAAGTAAACAGGCGGGAGGTTTACTGGATGGACAGGCAGAATACAATCCAGTGTTAACTAAACCGGGTATGACTGTAAGTCCTAGGCAATCCAATCGATCTAGAAATTGGTTGGGAATTGTTTGGAATATTCCAGCGATTACACTCGATTATGCACTAAATGAAAACACAAAAATTTCATTAAAAACATTCGGTCTAATCGGAGAAAGACCAAGTATAGGAAATAATTCTTCCATAGATAGAGTAGATGCAATTAATAGCAGAACTTTATCTTTTTCGCCAAGGCAATTGGACGAAGATTTATATAAAACCATCGGATCAGAAGCACGTTTTATCACATCCTATGAATTGTTCGGAATCAAAAATACAACAACTATGGGAGTTCGTTATTTTAGAGGGAATACGAATCGATCCAGAAATACGAATGGGACAGTAGGGGTTAATTTTGATACGGCGGAAACAAATCGAATAGGTGATTTTGTTGTTCGAAATGGAAATTTACAATTTGTAAATACAAACCATGCCGTTTATCTTGAGCATCTATTTCAAATTACCCCCGCCTTAAGTATCACTCCGGGAGTTAGATTAGAAATAATGCGAAGTGAGGCTTCTGGTTACTCAAACATAAATGCAAATCCGGGGGCAAATCCAAATTACAGACAGGTAAATCCAAAGTCACTCGAAAACCGTGTTGTATTAGGCGGAGTCGGACTTCAATATAAAGTATCTGAAAACACAAACATATATGCTAACTACAGTCAGGCATTTCGCCCTGTATTATTTTCTGATCTTTATACGATAGGCACTACGCTTAATGATATCGATCCAAATTTAAAAAATCAATCTGGATACAATGCAGATACAGGCTATCGAGGGAAAATCAAGAATTACCTCAACTTTGATGTGGGTCTATTTCAACTTCGTTACAACAACCGAGTGGACACAATCTCAGGAGCTACACGCGTAGACTACGATGCAATTGCGTTAAGAACTCTTGGTCAAACTCCTGCAAACCTTCGAACTAACGTGGGTGATTCATTACATCGAGGGGTAGAAGCATTTTTGGAGTTTGATCCAGTGAACTTTTTTTCTGAAAAATCTCCCTTTGGAAATATAAGCTTTTTTATTTCTTACGCACAAATCAATGCAACCTATATTCGATGGACTGTTCCAACAAGAGTTGGTTTGCCGGACTGGGATAGAATTGGAAATCGTGTAGAAAATGCACCTGATAGGATTTCTCGTTACGGTGGAACATATTTTTATAAAAGTATTTTTTCGCTCACCTATCAAGTAAGTAAAATTGCTTCAATTTATACTGATGCGACAAATACGGAGTATCCTACAAACAATGCTCAATTGGGTAAAATTCACGGATATACCATTTCCGATATATCTTTTTCATATAATATTTTAGATAATTTCGGTATTCGAGGTGGGATAAATAATTTAGAGAATGAAGTTTACTTTACACGTCGAGCCAGTGGGTACCCAGGTCCAGGGCTTATTTCGGGTGAAGGTAGAACTTATTATTTGGGAATGGTTGCTAGTTTTTAA
- a CDS encoding AAA family ATPase has protein sequence MNDSFSKSIILLRGLPGSGKSTLAGILSENGKYPVHCVDDYFTNPDTGEYHFEFEKNYLAYKSCEENTTRSLENKIPKVFVANTFTMEWEMEPYFLLAKQYEYSIFVLTVENRHEGINIHGITQEQLEKMASKYKVKLINHLPFK, from the coding sequence TTGAACGATAGTTTTTCAAAATCAATTATTCTACTGCGAGGTTTACCCGGAAGCGGTAAATCCACTTTAGCCGGTATACTAAGTGAAAATGGTAAATATCCAGTCCACTGTGTCGATGATTATTTTACAAATCCAGATACTGGTGAATACCATTTCGAATTTGAGAAAAATTATCTCGCCTATAAAAGTTGTGAAGAAAACACAACTCGAAGTTTAGAAAATAAAATTCCAAAAGTATTTGTGGCAAATACTTTTACAATGGAATGGGAAATGGAACCTTATTTTTTATTAGCTAAACAATACGAATATTCAATTTTCGTATTAACTGTAGAAAATAGACATGAAGGAATTAATATTCACGGTATCACCCAAGAGCAACTAGAAAAAATGGCAAGTAAATATAAAGTGAAATTGATAAATCATTTACCTTTTAAGTAA
- a CDS encoding DUF2200 domain-containing protein, protein MKVTAEHNEKMAKMTFASVYPLYVAKVERKGRNKEELQQVIEWLTGFDKKKIQELIDEKVTFETFFKRAKLNSNAYLIKGLICGYRIEEIENPITKQVRYLDKLVDDLAKGKKMEKILK, encoded by the coding sequence ATGAAAGTAACCGCTGAGCACAATGAAAAAATGGCAAAGATGACATTTGCTTCTGTATATCCACTTTATGTTGCAAAGGTTGAACGTAAAGGGAGAAACAAAGAAGAGTTACAGCAAGTCATAGAATGGTTGACCGGCTTTGATAAAAAAAAGATTCAAGAATTGATTGATGAAAAAGTGACTTTTGAAACATTTTTCAAGAGAGCAAAATTAAACTCGAATGCTTATTTAATTAAAGGTTTGATTTGCGGCTATCGTATCGAAGAAATCGAAAATCCAATAACCAAACAAGTTAGGTATTTGGACAAACTTGTGGATGACTTGGCGAAAGGAAAGAAAATGGAGAAAATTTTGAAGTAA
- a CDS encoding PQQ-dependent sugar dehydrogenase → MKLFLIILFFNSFLVLQCNDLVRKVMKSYSKKYETNNKILDSKPTFIGEDLNRTQIIIQLQEVTTVKQPTDIQFPPGNSKFIFILEKSGNIILFDRLEKKARVLHSWNVLTDSEEGLLGLAFHPNFPKTPLIYVNYVADKNSKDITVIEEAKIDLPLDWSKMKVVNPRILLEVEQPYPNHNAGQLAFGKDGFLYIGLGDGGRRADPEGNGQNPETLLGSILRINPVPDSTTNTPYTIPNDNPFIRKKGYRPEVFAYGIRNPWRFSFSPSGKLILADVGQDKYEEVDIIESGKNYGWVDVEGFHCFKDNCDTTKFENPIYEYDRTDGNSITGGYVYSGTDFPELKGHYIFGDFITGKIWSFPLSETNEKVEKVNALGKWNILISTFGKDESGEVFVSDYQSGKIFKVVKPK, encoded by the coding sequence ATGAAACTATTTTTAATAATTCTATTCTTTAACAGTTTTTTGGTTCTTCAATGCAATGATCTCGTTAGAAAGGTAATGAAGAGTTACTCAAAAAAATATGAAACAAATAATAAAATTTTAGATTCAAAACCAACATTTATTGGTGAAGATTTAAATAGAACTCAAATCATTATTCAGTTACAAGAAGTTACGACTGTAAAACAACCTACTGATATACAATTCCCGCCCGGAAATTCTAAATTCATCTTTATTTTAGAGAAATCTGGAAATATAATATTATTTGATCGTTTAGAAAAAAAAGCAAGAGTATTACATAGTTGGAACGTGTTGACTGATAGCGAAGAAGGTTTATTAGGATTAGCCTTTCATCCAAACTTTCCGAAGACTCCACTGATTTACGTGAACTATGTGGCCGATAAAAATAGTAAAGACATCACTGTCATAGAAGAAGCTAAGATAGATTTACCGTTAGATTGGTCAAAAATGAAAGTTGTGAATCCGAGAATTTTATTAGAAGTTGAGCAACCTTACCCGAATCATAATGCAGGACAACTTGCCTTTGGAAAAGACGGTTTTTTATACATTGGATTGGGTGACGGAGGCCGAAGGGCAGATCCAGAGGGTAATGGTCAGAATCCGGAAACACTTCTTGGTTCTATTCTTCGGATAAACCCTGTTCCAGATTCTACAACAAATACTCCCTATACTATTCCAAATGATAATCCATTTATTAGAAAAAAAGGTTATCGCCCAGAAGTATTTGCATACGGAATACGAAATCCTTGGCGGTTTTCTTTCTCTCCTTCTGGTAAATTGATATTAGCCGATGTTGGGCAGGACAAATACGAAGAGGTCGATATCATTGAATCTGGCAAAAATTACGGATGGGTGGATGTAGAAGGTTTTCATTGTTTTAAAGATAATTGTGATACGACCAAGTTTGAGAATCCTATTTATGAATATGACAGAACTGACGGGAATTCTATAACTGGTGGTTATGTTTATAGTGGTACAGATTTTCCAGAATTAAAAGGTCATTATATATTTGGAGATTTTATCACCGGAAAAATTTGGTCATTTCCTTTGTCTGAAACAAATGAAAAAGTAGAAAAAGTAAATGCTCTTGGAAAATGGAATATTTTAATTTCTACTTTTGGTAAAGATGAATCGGGAGAAGTTTTTGTAAGTGATTATCAAAGTGGAAAAATATTTAAGGTGGTAAAACCAAAATGA